The Desulfonatronospira thiodismutans ASO3-1 DNA segment CCTCCTGATCGATGCGGATATCATCCCGCCAGGTGCCGATAAAAGACATATCAGCGCGGGCTATGGAGGCCACGCAGCCATTGGGGCATCCGTCGAACTTGAATTTGAACTTGTAGGGAAAGGCGGGCCTGTGCAGCTCGTCCTGGTACTCCATGGTCATCTGGTAGCACAGCTCCTGGGTGTCGTAACAGGCCCATTCGCAGCGGGACTCGCCCAGACAGGCGGCCGGGGTGCGCAGGTTGGAGCCGGAACCGCCCAGATCCTGATCCATCTTGTGGGTGAGCTCGTAAAAGATCTCTTCAAGCTGCGGAGTGGTGGTTCCCAGAAGAACAATGTCCCCGGTGGAGCCGTGCATGTTGGTCAGGCCGCTGCCGCGGAAATCCCACAGATCGCAGAGCTGGCGGAGATAATCGGTTTTGTAGTACTTGCCTGCAGGCTGGTTGACGCGCATGGTATGAAAATGCGCAACACCGGGAAATTTTTCCGGCTGATCGCAGTAGCGCCCGATGACTCCGCCGCCGTACCCGAAGACACCGACAATGCCGCCGTGCTTCCAGTGCACTTCCTTTTCCACATAGGAAAGCTCCAAAAGCCCCAGGAGATCGTCCACCACATCCACCGGGATCTGGAATTCAATCTCGTTCTGCTTCTGTTGCCTGGACCCTGCCTGCCTTTTCAGATCAGCCACGAAACTCGGCCATGCGCCGCTTTCGAGTTGATCCAGCAAAGGAGTTTCATGTTTAGGCATTGCAAATCCTCCTTAAGATTATGTTTACTACCCTGTTTATAAAAACCGCCCCACCTCGTTAGCCGGTACGGTGACGGCTTAACCACTGGACTGACGTTGCGTGCAGCCGAATTTCGTGATTTTTCCCACAATGAAGGTCTGATGTCAATAGTAATTTCCAAACTGAGCCATGGATTCGGCATTTCAGCAATTTCTTCCATTTAGCCGGTTATACCCCCCATCCCTGACCCCCATGAGGGCTCTCCTGGAGAATCAGCCCGTCTGTTCCAGCTCCTGCCAGATTTCGGGAGCTACTTCATAGCCGGTTTCCTGGGCCTTCTTGAAGTACTTACTGGCCGCTTCAAAATCCTGCCTGTCCATGCAGGCAAGGCCCATGGTATTGTAGGCCGGGCCGAAATTGGGCTCGAGATCAACAGCCTTCTGGCACTGCTGCAGGCAACCTTCCAGATCCCCCTGCATATAATAGGCATTGCCCAGGGTTGCATGGGCCTGCACAAACTGGGGATCAAAGGAAATGGCCCGCTTCAGGGAGGCAATGGCCTTGTCCACGTCGCCGCGCTGCAGGTGGACAAACCCCATGTTGCCGTGCGGCACAGCAAAGCGGTGCCTGATTTTGCTGGCCATTTCATTGTAACTGAAACAACCATCCAGGTCACCTTCGTTCATGGCTATACCGCCAAGCTGTACATAAGCCTCGGCCAGGTCGGGAGATTTGCGGATGGCCTCCTGCAGATACTGCCTGGCGGTCTCAAAGTCACGCAGGGCCATGTAATGCACTCCTAAATTGTAGTTGGTCACCCCGCACTCGGGATTCTTGGCCAGTCTGGCTTTTAGTTCCTGGATCTTTTCTTCAATGCTGCTTTGAGTCATATATGCTCCTGGTAAAATATTTTTGCAGGACTACCTTTCCTTGTATTCCTTGTTTTCCCTCTTGAGAAGCTCGCTGTACCACAGGGAAAACTCGTACATGGCCCGGATCCTGTCCTCGTCATTAATGATGCCCATGCACATTTCCAGAACACCCTGACCATAGGAATTGCTGTACTCCCTGGGCGGGCGTTCATGCAGAAACATGCGCATAAGTTCCTTGCTGGTCCTCTGGGTCCCGTCACGCCTGATCTCGATGGGATTTTTGGGTTCCTGAAAAGGATCCCAGCGATCATAGCCTATCCTGTCGATGAATTTTTTCCTGCGCGGGGCCAGTGAATCGTATATGGCTTTTTTGTGCCTGTCCTGTTCCTGTCTGTTTTCCTCGCTCATGAACTACTCTCCGGATCCCAGCACCCATTCCCGGGTGGGTCCTTTCTGATCTTTGGAAGTTGTTTCGCATGAATTCTGTGCAGCCTCAACCCCCAGGTATTCCCGGTCATACTCGGTAAGCAGGGCCATGGAAACAGGCACCAGGACAGTATGCAGTTCAACATACTTAGTCCCTATGCCTTTGGCCAGTTCCTGGCTCAAGTGCAATAACTGCTCATGCAGCTTGTGCATATCCACTGTAGGATACTGTACTCCCGGCTCAAACCTGGACATGGAGCAGGAGACAGTATTTTCTCCTATTTTCATGGGCAGCCCGTAAAGACGACAGGTCAGCGGCCTGGATTCGTAAAGAATGCACTTGCCTTCCATCAGAAGAGGGCACTGAACTCTTTCTTTACCCGCCTTTTTCAGAATCTCTTCCTCAGAGGCCCCGCCTTCATGTTCCTTGAAGAGCTGCTTTTTTATCTTGTGGGTCCTGCGGTCAGCCTTGTCTGCTTCCACCAGGACCATGTTCCTCAAGCTGGTGTCCAGCTCCTGAAACCTGTGGTTCAGATACAGGGCCTCCACCAGGGACAGGTCAAAAAGGGCATAACAGCAATCCGTGCAGCCGTCATCGCAGCGCACCTCGCCCGGGAAATCCCCCTTCATCTTGTGAAATATACTGTCAACGCCCTGCATCAATTGCTCATATCTTGAAAAATAAGGGCTTAAATCTATGCCTGAATTCATGGTTCCTCCTGATACCAGTTCTCTACAGATACAGGACCTTTATAGTATCTTTTTTTTCTGTTCACAACTGTCAATCTTAATCAAATTTTAATCACCTCACGGGTGTAAAAAAAACTTCAGCACCCTGCCGGACACAGGACAAAAAAGAAGGGGAGGGCCAAGGCCCTCCCCTTCTTATCATCTGCGCAAAAGCAAGATTACTGCTCTGTTACGGTAATAGCGCCCTCTTCACAGACTTCCACACAGGACTCACAGCCCAGGCACTCTTCCATGTTCACGGGATCAGCCTTGCCGTCCTTGAGCTCGAATACTTCAACGGGACATACGTCAACACATTCACCGTCGCCGTTGCATTTTTCCACATCTACAGTTACCAGGTAAGACATAATAAACCTCCGATTTAATTAGTTTAACAATAGTGACTAAATTGAACCTTGAAACAAAGTAAAATGGGAGTTAGTCAAAATAACAAAGCGATGTCAAGCTGGATTTTCAATATATTTTTTTCAAGGATTGCCAATGAGATACAAGGGAATCAACCATATCGCCCTGGCCACCGGGGACTTGAATGCCACCATCAGATTCTGGCGCGATCTAGTGGGGCTGCGCCTCATTGCCGGACTGGGCAGGCCCGGTTACCGCCAGTATTTTTTTGAAATCGGCCCCAGGGACATGCTGCTTTTTTTTGAGTGGAACCATGTCCAGCCTATTCCTGAAAAAGACCACGGGGTACCGGTTCAAGGTCCTTTCGGCTTCGATCACCTGGCCCTGGAGGTAGAAACTCTGGAAGATATGTGGCAGATCTACGACCGCCTCAAGGCCGCCGATATCTGGGTCTCGGAAATCCTGGACCATGGTTTTATTTATTCCCTGTATTCATTTGACCCCAACAATATTCCCATCGAATTCTCCTGGGCCAACCCGGAATTCGACCTGCGAAAAACCCCCAGAATGCAGGACAGCAAGCCGGTATTCGAGGCCCGGAAAGGACCCGATCCTTTACCTGACGTCTGGCCTGAAGTAAGCGAGCCTACCTTGCCCCAGGAGCAGAAAATCTATCCTGGAGAAGGCAGTGAACTGCGAAGCAAAAAAAACAGGTGGTAGAACACCAGGCCCCTGCCCTCACCGGCAGAAACAGCTCCAGGGACGAATATCAACTGTCAAAGATCAGCCTATAAGCAACCTGCCTGTTCTTCTCTGCCACGCTACCGGCCTGGCAGAAATACTTTTTGCAGGCGTGCCTTGTCGTTTTTGCAAGACAAATGAGCCGGCACTGGTGCCGGCTCATTTGTCTATCTAATCAGTCTGAAGTCCGGGTCAAGTCAGGTGGCCTCAATTTCCTTGCGCACCCCTATACCCACTTTCCAGAGGACAGTGATAATCAAAAAGCCTATGCCATAGATGCCCAGAGTAATAAGTATCTCCGGACCTGTGGGTGCATAGGTAAGGACTTCCTTCATGGGGGTGGGGACAAAGCCAGCTGTAATAAGCCCCATACCCTTTTCGATCCAGGTACTGATGAGCACCAGGACACAGGCAAAGGCCAGAATGTTTTCAGCCTGCCGGTTTTTGGGAAAGAGCAGAATCAGCAGGGCTGAAACCCCGGCTGCTGTGGACACCCACATGAAGACAGACAGCATGGTATGTCCTTCAAGACCGAAATAGAGATATTCCCAGTGGGCCAGCTTGTCCGGGACCATGCTGTATGCCGCTGTGAATATCTTACATCCGATGAGAAACAGATAGGCGGCCAGGGCATAGGTAACAATCTTGGCCAGGGACTGGATGGCTTCCCGCCCCGGATCCCATTTGGCAAAGATTTTCACGGCAAAGGCCAGCAGAATTAAGAGGGCCGGTCCAGCGGCAAAAGCCGAGGCCAGAAAGGACGGAGCCATGGAGGCTGTCAGCCAGAAGTCGCGGCCGGGCAGACCGGCATACAGAAAGGCCGTTACCGTATGTATGCTTATGGCCCAGGGTATGGACAGATAGATAAAAGGCTTGATCCACCTGGGAGGTCCGACACGCTTGCGCTCGGCCTGCAGAGTCACCCAGCCGATAAGAATGTTTAAGAACAGATATCCGTTGAGCACTACCATATCCCAGAAAAGTACCGAACTGGGAGTGGGATAAAGGACAACGTTCCACAACCTCTGGGGCTGGCCCAGGTCCACCACTACAAAAAGCAGGCACATGATAATGGTGGCCACGGCCATGAACTCACCCAGAATGAGCATCCGTGCGAAAGCCTTGTGATTATGCAGATACATGGGGATGACCATCATGACCGCCGAGGCGGCGACTCCAACCAGGAAGGTCAACTGGGCAATGTACAGTCCCCAGGAGATGTCCCGGTTCAGGGCGGTCACCGAGAGGCCCTGATCCAGCTGTTGCAGGTAGGCCCCGAAACCCACTCCAATGACCGCCAGCAATACCAGCAGCCATATCCAGTATAAAGCGCTTCCTTTTATTGCTTTCTCGAGCATTTTACACCCCTTAAATTAGATAATAGACTTGTGGGTCAGTGCCCAGTTTGGGTTTGCGTAGCAGAGAATATCTTTCCTGCAAAACCTTGCGCACGTCTGAATTGGGGTCGTTCAAATCCCCGAAAAGAATGGCCCCCTCGGATGCCTCAACACAGGCTGGCATCTCCCCTTGATCCACAAGATGGGCACAAAATTCACACTTTTCCACGACTCCCATTTCCCTGGTTGGATAGTCATGGTCCAGTTCGTCATCATCCAGAAATTTTCTGGGGTCGTAATAATTAAAGCTCCTGGAACCGTAAGGGCAGCCCGCCATGCAGAAACGGCAGCCTATGCAGCGGTGAAAGTCCATGAGGACAATCCCGTCATCCCGGGAGAAAGTGGCCTGTGTGGGACATACCCGCACACACGGTGGATTGTCGCAATGGTTGCAGAGGGTAAGAAAAGGCAGGCTTTTCTTATCTTTGAGATAACCATGGGACTGATCACTGAACAGATTGTAGAAAGGTTCCTTCCAGATCCACTTTATATTTTGATCATTTGGAATCTCAGGCACATTGTGCAGCTTGTGGCAGGCCTCTATGCACTTGTCCATGATTTCATCATTAAGCTTTTCTGAGTCTATTACCATAGCCCAGCGATCCGCCCTGAGCCTGTTTTCACTCTGCCTGGGCCCGGACCTGGCTCCGGCCAGGGAGGGGCAGATGCTCCAACCCAGTGCAGCCATACCCGCAATCTTGATGAATTTTCTTCTGCTGTTTTTCATTATGTTTCCCCCCTAAGGCTCGATGTGGCAGTCCCAGCAATAAGGATCCACCGCTGTGGCATCATGGCAGCGGTCGCAAAACTTCTCCTTGTCGCTGTGACAATCCATGCAGGTTTTGGTCAGGCTCATGGGATAGCTTTCCTGCTTGAGCTCACTCCAGTATTCCTGGTACCCGTCGCGTACGTAGAGGTCGCGCCATTCATCGAGCATGTTCATGTGCTCGGCACGCATGAACTCCGTGCTCTCTATGCACTTTTCATAATCTTCCGGGAGTTCCAGTTCCGGAGTGGAATAGGCGTCAGCCCCGAGATTGTACCAGAAGGGAAAGGTCATAAACAGGGCGAATATGATCAGCCCCGGAATGATCTTATTGGCATCGTACATTATTCATCCTCCTTACCAGGCAAAGGTTCACCCCGCAGGTCGGTCTGACGATCCTCCCCGGGCAGAATCAAGGCGTTGGCCAGCAGCTCATGCACCCCGCAAACTGTTACATCCGGCACCCAGTAATCCATGGAGGCGCTGAGCGTAGCCCTGTCAATGGCGCATACATTGGCCAGGGTATTGACTCCCTTCCTGTCGCGCACAAACTTGACAGCGTTGGCCCTGGGCAGGCCACCCATCATCCTGAGTTCTTCGTTTTCCCCGGGGTTGAGCCCTGATCCGGCACCGCAACAGAAGGTCTGCTCCTTGATGGTGCCCTCGGGCATCTCGTAGAAGTTGTTACAGATATTGTTGAGGACATATCTTGGTTCTTCCAGAAAACCCATGCCGCGCGAAGGGTTGCAGGAATCGTGGAAGGTGACCTTGAGATGATCGTTGCGGGTCTTATCTATGGGAAGCTTCTTGTGCTTGATAAGGTCCGCCACGAATTCCACGATGTGGATCATCTTGGTGGAAGCGGCGTGATCGAACCTGGTCCCGGTAATTGGCGATACCGGCACATCCAGAAATTCCGGAGGACCGTTCATGGTGTCCATATATTGATGCAGTACACGCCACATATGTCCGCACTCGCCGCCCAGGATCCATTTCACGCCCAGGCGCTCCGCCTCGTGATACATCTTGGCGTTTAGCTTTTTCATCATCTCGTGTGAGGTGAAAAAGCCGAAGTTGCCGCCTTCCGAGGCATAGGTGCTCCAGGTGATGTCCAGGCCGTATTCTTCCTGCAGGTAGTGAAAAAGCACCAGGTAACCCATGCAGGTAAAAATACCGGGTTCTGCGAACACGTCCCCGGAAGGAGTGATGAAGAGTATGTCCGCGCCTTTCTTATTGAAAGTGGGCTCGGGCTTGATCCCGGTTGCCTCCTCGATATCATCGCACAGAAAGTCGATGTTATCCTTGAAGGTGTGCGGCGGCAGTCCCAGATGGTTGCCCAGGCGGTTGCAGTTGGCCACAGGCTTGCCGATCCAGTCCAGCTGGAGTCCCAGCAGATTCAAGAGCTCCCGGCCGATAATGGTGATCTCGGCCTGGTCAATGCCGTATGGGCAGTAAACAGAACAGCGCCTGCACTCGGTACACTGGTAATAATAATACCAGATTTCCTTTAAGACCTTTTCATTGAGTTCGCGTCCTCCGGCCATGCGTCCCAGGATCTGGCCGGCTTTGGTCATCTCGCCGCGGTATACCGAACGCAGGAGCTCAGCCCTAAGCACAGGCATATTCTTGGGATCTCCGGAGCCGATGAAGAAATGGCACTTGTCGGCGCAGGCTCCGCAACGCACGCATATATCCATGAACACTTTGAAAGACCGAAACCTCTCCAGCCTGTCCTTCATACCCTCCAGAAAAGTTTCCTTCCAGTTCTCAGGCAGCTTCCAGTCTTCGTCCGTAGGATTCCAGCTCCTGGCATTGGGCATGCCCACCGCTTCCAGCGCGGAAGGATCAGCTGCGTAACAGTACCTGCCCGGCTTTATTTCCAGAGGTACATCCATCCAGTCCAGCTCAGGCGGATGGTGACTGATATTTCTGTACAGTACATCCGGTTTTGGTGTAGCCATTATTGTTTACTCCTTCTTTTCAGCATTATCATCTGAGGTTTCCTCCCCGGAAGCTTCCTCGGTCTTTTCTTCCAGAGGCTTTTCCACCGGCAGCCCGGCCTCGACCATTACTTCCCTGTTTTCGTCTTCATAAGCCTGATAGGTATGGAACTTCACCGGATAATTCCAGGGATTTTCATGATGCTTTTCGCGGCTGTCATTGGGAAGGTTCCTGGTGGGACTCAGGAAAACTCCGCCCAGATGCATGAGCTTGCTGAAAGGAAAATAGACGAGCAGCACAGAGACCAGGAAAAGATGTACAAAGAATGTGGCTCCAATACCCTCGGGCACGGTGGGACTGAACTGAACCAGGCCCATGGTCAACTCTTTGACGGCCATGAGATCTGTTTTGAAGGGCCCTATATAGCGCATGAGCATACCCGATATCACGATCCCCAGGATGAGAAAGAGAGGAAAGTAATCCGCCGGCTGGGAAATATAGCGCACAGAAGGTACCAGCAGTCTTCTCAGTAGCAGATAGCCCAGGGCCACCAGGATGAGCGCGCTGGAAAGATATAGGGCGGGACTTAAAATCTGGAACATGCTGTCCATGTGATCCATGGTCACAAACAACTCAGGAACAGGCTCTGTGAAAAAACGCATGTGACGAAGAAATATCAACAGGAAAGTGTAATGAAATATCAGGGCGAAGATCCACAGCCACTTGCTGGAAGAGTAGGCAATGTGTGGACCCTGATGCAGTTCCACCCTGGTATTTCGAAAAAGTGAACGGAAAAGAAAAACCTCGAAGAACATGCGGCCCACGACCCCCAGCTTGGTGCCGGGATTGTCCAGTCTGTTCCACTTGTCCTTGAACATGGGCAATGACTTCCTGGCCTGCCCACAGGTTGTAGGTATGCGAAACGGCACCGGAGTCTTTCCCCATTGGACCACCCTGACCACAAAACCCACGATGAAAACCAGCACCGCAAGATAGGGTATGATCACTCCAAAAAGAGCACCCATACCAAGGGCTCCGGCGCCCACCATGGCAATCAGGATCAGGGCTACAACCAGAATCAGTGAGTAAATCGCTTTCATGTGCTGCAACCTCTTTTAAAGATTAGACATTATACAAAAAACCAAAACTATTCCGCAGCGTTTTTTGCTATGGCTCTTTCCAGAAGCTTGTGGGTCCTGTTGTGGAACATCTCGGAGCGCTGTTTCCAGAGCTGTTCTCTGCAGGACATGTAGATGTCGAATGCCAGATATGTAAGCCGGTCAAGTCTTGTGAGCAGATCAACCCAGTCTCCGTACTGGTTGTTGCTCTCGATCTCCCGGCCGCAGACTTCCCAGATGGTTTCCCGAAGCATGGGCAGAAAACAGAGGGCCTCGGTGGGGGAAAAACCCTGTACTGCCCGGATGCGGGTTATGCCGTCCAGGTACTGGCGCATTTTTTCCTGGTCGTTGTCCTGGAAAAATTCGTCTAAAATCTTTTCCATGTTCACGCGGAAGGTGTAGCCCACGGGATTGTTGAACTGTCCGGGGCTGTTCTTGAAGAAGCGGGCGGATTCATCCGGGTATGTATCGGTGAATTTTTTGAGCCAGAGGTTGAGAATTTGGGATTTGTGCTGCTTAATGCTCGCATCCAGACTCATTATAATACCCTTGATCCTTATTGTAGTGATTGTTGGAAAAATCAAACACACCGGAGAGGCAGCGAAGCCAAAAACCTGTACCTGCCCGGAGCAAAACAGGCCTGTTGCCGGTTCACGGCAGGTAAAAAGCTCAGCCGGCCGGGTAGAAGCCTGCATTGGTATAATTGAGCACTTTCTAAACCAGCCGGCCTCAATCGTCAAGAAAGATTTGAGAAAAATTTAACAAGTGTAAACTTAAACAGTTTATTAATTCAGGTAGGATTGATACATTGCGGAATTCTGGGATTGAGAAATCGACCACGCGTCCTGCCACGCGCTTCGCGTGGTTCGCGTGGTTCGCGGGACTCAACTCTTTATTTTTACTTACCTCTGAGTTCTTGTGACTGCAAAAAGACTTTTTGCAGTCACATCAGTAAGGGGCCTCGGGGTATGAAATGCCTTTCTTATAAAAAAACTATTCCACCTTGATGCTCACTGATTTTGAAGGCGTGTCTTTCTTGGGGATGGAGACGGTGAGCACACCGTTTTTAAATACAGCCTTTATGCCTGCGGAATCTACATTTCTGGGGAGCTGAAACTTTCTGCTGAAGGGTCCGTAAGACCTCTCCACCAGCTGGTAAGCACTTCCAGTAGCCTCCTTTTCTATTCTCTTTTCCCCGTGCACCAGAAGATGGCCGCCCTTGGACTCCAGGCTGATTTTTTCCTGATCCACACCTGGAAGCTCCAGCTCGATAATGTACTGATCCACTGTCTCGTACAGGTCGGCCACAGGACGCCACAAAGCAAACCTGTCCCTGTCCGATGCCCGTCCCATACTCCAGTCCCGGGCATCATCCATTATCCTGTCGATTTCCTCGCGCATGCTCTGGATCTCCATCCAGGGATTGTGGTGCTTGCTCATACTCATCTCCTGATCATATATCTATCGCTATCGCTATTTGGGAAGTGGCTCTCCCCGTACTTATTTTTAATACCTGTCATTTTTTCAAAAAAATATGTGCGGATGTGCCTTTACCCTGCTTTCCTTAAAAGTGCTTAACAGATACCGCTATGGTTTTGTGGTTTAAGCATTCAACCGGAAGTGTCAACCACTTTTTCCAGGCCCGCTCCCCTTTACCCCCAACATTCAGAGTTGACAAAGTTTGTGCTTATAATATCCTTACCTACGTAAAAATGACGTCATCACCTGAATACTGAAAACTCTTCAGGGATTAAGCTAAGCAATTGCAAAGCGTTAAAAACATTTCAAACATAAAACCTCAGGAACGATATTGATGAGCTCCAGCTACGATACCAGAATCGAAACCATAGGCCCGTCCAAAGTCACCTCGCCCCTGCCTCTGTGGCGTTACATTGAAGACCGCGAAACAGTACCCATGAACCTGGACCCGGAGATGATCGGCGAGGAGCCCAACGGCCCCATCCCTCTGGAAATCGAGGTGGCCGGACCCAGGTCGAACCTTTTTTTCGACCCCTCCAAGACCAAGTGCGCCATTGTTACCTGCGGCGGCCTCTGCCCCGGGATCAACGACGTCATAAGGGCCATTGTCATGGAGGCCCATCACAACTACAAGGTCCCATCGGTTCTGGGCATACGCTTCGGGCTTCAGGGCTTCATCCCCAGTTACGGACATCCCGTAGAAGAGCTCACACCGGATTCAGTAAGCCATATCCACGAATTCGGCGGCACCATCCTGTCCTCTTCCCGGGGGCCTCAACCGCCGGAGGATATTGTGGACGCCATGGAACGTATGAACATAAGCATCCTGTTCATGATCGGAGGCGACGGCACCATGAAGGCGGCCCAGGCCATCCAGCAGGAGGTAGCCCGGAGGGGCAACAAGATGTCTATCATCGGTGTGCCCAAGACCATAGATAATGATGTTCACTTCGTTTCCAAAACCTTCGGCTTCGATACAGCAGTGGAAAAGGCCACCGAAGCCATCGGATGCGCCCATGCCGAGGCTCTGGGCGCACCCAACGGCATCGGCATGGTCAAACTCATGGGCCGCGAATCAGGCTTTATCGCCGCCCAGGCCACCATAGCCCTGAAAGAAGTCAATTTTGTCCTCATACCCGAATCCAGGTTCGACCTGCACGGCTCCAACGGCTTTTTGAGACACCTGGAAAAAAGGCTGGACAAAAGGGGACACGCCGTCATTGTGGTTGCCGAGGGTGCCGGACAGGAACTTTTTGACCGCAAGGGTGCCGACCCCTCGGGAAACATTATTCTGGGCGATATCTGTTCCCTGTTGCGCAAAGAAATCCTGGACCACTTCCATAAAAAAGCACAGGAAATAACATTAAAATTCATTGACCCCAGCTACATTATCCGTTCTGTACCGGCCAACTCCAATGACCGGGTGTACTGTGGATTTCTCGGCCAGCACGCCGTGCATGCAGGCATGGCCGGCAAAACAAGCATGGTGGTCAGCATGATCCAGGACCGCTACATATATCTGCCCCTTTCCCTGGTGACCCAGAAGCGCAAGACCCTGAACATAAACTCCAACTATTGGGGTTCAGTCCTGGCCAGCACTGGCCAGCCTTCTTCCATGGAAAACCCGGAAAAAAATGATAACTGCTGAGATTAATCAATAACGGAGGAGATATGGATAGTAAGAATCTGGAGTGCATTTCAAACACCGATCCGGACCTGATGCAGATGTTCAAGGCCTATGCCCTGAAGATGGAGGAACAGTCCCTGCCGCCCATAGTGGTCAATCTTTTCAAGTGCTATTTTTCCCAGCTTCTTTACGGCAGCCAGGGCAAACTCACACAGCAGGAAATCATTCCGGTAGAACAGAATGAACTGGAAAGCCTGGACAGCATATCCAAGTACAGGGAAAAAGTCCCTGAGGCCATTTCCGAACTGGCTGTCATCAAGCTCAACGGCGGCCTGGGCACCAGCATGGGTCTGGAAAAAGCCAAGTCCCTTATTAAGGTCCGCGAAGAAAAGTCATTTCTGAATCTAATAGCAGAACAGATCAAGGTTCTGCGGGAAAAGTATCAGACCAGGGTGCCCCTTCTGTTCATGAACAGCTTCAGAACCCATATGGATACCATGATGCATGTCCAGGAGATAGACAACCCCTATCACCTGCCCCAGGCTTTTCTGCAGCATAAGTACCCCAAAATACTGACCGACGACCTGAGCCCTGCCAAGTGGCCTGAAAATCCGGAACTGGAGTGGAACCCGCCTGGACACGGAGATATCTATACCGCCCTGGTCACTTCCGGAGTACTCAAAAACCTGCTGGAAAAAGGATACAAGTACGCCTTTATTTCCAATTCGGACAATCTCGGGGCCACGGTGGACGAAAATATCCTGGGCTACCTCAAGGCCAAGGAGTTTACTTTTCTTATGGAAGTCACTCCCCGGACCATTACCGACCGCAAGGGCGGTCATCTGTGCAGGCTGCTGAAAAATGACCGCCTGGCCGTCAGAGAGATAGCCCAGTGCCCGGAAAATGAACTGGAAGACTTCATGGATATCCAGAAATATTCATTTTTCAACACCAACTCCATCTGGCTGAACCTGGAAGAGCTGGAAAAAGTATTCGTCAGGCACAGGATGGTCCCCCTTGACCTCATAATCAATACCAAAAACCTT contains these protein-coding regions:
- a CDS encoding UTP--glucose-1-phosphate uridylyltransferase, translated to MDSKNLECISNTDPDLMQMFKAYALKMEEQSLPPIVVNLFKCYFSQLLYGSQGKLTQQEIIPVEQNELESLDSISKYREKVPEAISELAVIKLNGGLGTSMGLEKAKSLIKVREEKSFLNLIAEQIKVLREKYQTRVPLLFMNSFRTHMDTMMHVQEIDNPYHLPQAFLQHKYPKILTDDLSPAKWPENPELEWNPPGHGDIYTALVTSGVLKNLLEKGYKYAFISNSDNLGATVDENILGYLKAKEFTFLMEVTPRTITDRKGGHLCRLLKNDRLAVREIAQCPENELEDFMDIQKYSFFNTNSIWLNLEELEKVFVRHRMVPLDLIINTKNLDPRNPDSPKVYQLETAMGSAISAFDHAGALNVPRDRFAPVKTTSDLLAVKSDLYEMTDMMTIVPNPRRKDPMPDIHLDSGFFKNIDQFEDRFAAGIPSLLECQELRVEGNVYFGRDVKIKGNTFIRNTSAKPVTIQDGSELEGQVNL
- the dsrM gene encoding sulfate reduction electron transfer complex DsrMKJOP subunit DsrM → MKAIYSLILVVALILIAMVGAGALGMGALFGVIIPYLAVLVFIVGFVVRVVQWGKTPVPFRIPTTCGQARKSLPMFKDKWNRLDNPGTKLGVVGRMFFEVFLFRSLFRNTRVELHQGPHIAYSSSKWLWIFALIFHYTFLLIFLRHMRFFTEPVPELFVTMDHMDSMFQILSPALYLSSALILVALGYLLLRRLLVPSVRYISQPADYFPLFLILGIVISGMLMRYIGPFKTDLMAVKELTMGLVQFSPTVPEGIGATFFVHLFLVSVLLVYFPFSKLMHLGGVFLSPTRNLPNDSREKHHENPWNYPVKFHTYQAYEDENREVMVEAGLPVEKPLEEKTEEASGEETSDDNAEKKE
- a CDS encoding ATP-dependent 6-phosphofructokinase, producing the protein MSSSYDTRIETIGPSKVTSPLPLWRYIEDRETVPMNLDPEMIGEEPNGPIPLEIEVAGPRSNLFFDPSKTKCAIVTCGGLCPGINDVIRAIVMEAHHNYKVPSVLGIRFGLQGFIPSYGHPVEELTPDSVSHIHEFGGTILSSSRGPQPPEDIVDAMERMNISILFMIGGDGTMKAAQAIQQEVARRGNKMSIIGVPKTIDNDVHFVSKTFGFDTAVEKATEAIGCAHAEALGAPNGIGMVKLMGRESGFIAAQATIALKEVNFVLIPESRFDLHGSNGFLRHLEKRLDKRGHAVIVVAEGAGQELFDRKGADPSGNIILGDICSLLRKEILDHFHKKAQEITLKFIDPSYIIRSVPANSNDRVYCGFLGQHAVHAGMAGKTSMVVSMIQDRYIYLPLSLVTQKRKTLNINSNYWGSVLASTGQPSSMENPEKNDNC
- a CDS encoding Hsp20/alpha crystallin family protein gives rise to the protein MSKHHNPWMEIQSMREEIDRIMDDARDWSMGRASDRDRFALWRPVADLYETVDQYIIELELPGVDQEKISLESKGGHLLVHGEKRIEKEATGSAYQLVERSYGPFSRKFQLPRNVDSAGIKAVFKNGVLTVSIPKKDTPSKSVSIKVE
- the dsrK gene encoding sulfate reduction electron transfer complex DsrMKJOP subunit DsrK, with amino-acid sequence MATPKPDVLYRNISHHPPELDWMDVPLEIKPGRYCYAADPSALEAVGMPNARSWNPTDEDWKLPENWKETFLEGMKDRLERFRSFKVFMDICVRCGACADKCHFFIGSGDPKNMPVLRAELLRSVYRGEMTKAGQILGRMAGGRELNEKVLKEIWYYYYQCTECRRCSVYCPYGIDQAEITIIGRELLNLLGLQLDWIGKPVANCNRLGNHLGLPPHTFKDNIDFLCDDIEEATGIKPEPTFNKKGADILFITPSGDVFAEPGIFTCMGYLVLFHYLQEEYGLDITWSTYASEGGNFGFFTSHEMMKKLNAKMYHEAERLGVKWILGGECGHMWRVLHQYMDTMNGPPEFLDVPVSPITGTRFDHAASTKMIHIVEFVADLIKHKKLPIDKTRNDHLKVTFHDSCNPSRGMGFLEEPRYVLNNICNNFYEMPEGTIKEQTFCCGAGSGLNPGENEELRMMGGLPRANAVKFVRDRKGVNTLANVCAIDRATLSASMDYWVPDVTVCGVHELLANALILPGEDRQTDLRGEPLPGKEDE
- a CDS encoding RsbRD N-terminal domain-containing protein, producing MSLDASIKQHKSQILNLWLKKFTDTYPDESARFFKNSPGQFNNPVGYTFRVNMEKILDEFFQDNDQEKMRQYLDGITRIRAVQGFSPTEALCFLPMLRETIWEVCGREIESNNQYGDWVDLLTRLDRLTYLAFDIYMSCREQLWKQRSEMFHNRTHKLLERAIAKNAAE